TTTGGTCACCGGTCGACAAAAGCTCAAAAATTTGAACGTTGAAGGATGTAACGGCTTTATAGccgtttaaaataaaaaaaaatatatattttcttttaaaacttaaactataaataCCTAACACAAATCAAACCCGAACACTTTCAAATTTACCTAACCAAACCAAAAAAATACCAAACATTCACCCAACCATTCCAAAACAAAATGGCGGATGAACTCCCGTTATGGTTTCCACCCGATAGTAGCGACGATTCATCCAATATtagcattcttttttttttccaaaatctcATCGAAGACGCCGAACTTCAAGAGACAGGAACATCTAACCGAAGGAGATATATTGAACGTCAACGTGAGGTGGGGCGTGAGACACTCATGGCGGATTATTTTGACGAAGACCCGAAATACAACGACGATATTTTTCGTCATAGGTTCCGTATGTCGAAacgtttgtttctaaaaattgtGAACGATGTGGAAGAGAACGAGTGGTTTCAAGAGGCCCTCGATGCGCGAGGTAGTAAGGGCTTTACGCCGTTGCAAAAGGTGACATCGGCTATTAAACAACTCGCA
Above is a window of Helianthus annuus cultivar XRQ/B chromosome 14, HanXRQr2.0-SUNRISE, whole genome shotgun sequence DNA encoding:
- the LOC110907801 gene encoding uncharacterized protein LOC110907801; its protein translation is MADELPLWFPPDSSDDSSNISILFFFQNLIEDAELQETGTSNRRRYIERQREVGRETLMADYFDEDPKYNDDIFRHRFRMSKRLFLKIVNDVEENEWFQEALDARGSKGFTPLQKVTSAIKQLAIGNTPDENDEYLHTAERTSRECLEYFCDTVCKIYAPEFLRRPTSHDMTLLYEAHEEKTSPSRLLHDVNVEVFLLFLVDLGFV